Proteins encoded together in one Balaenoptera ricei isolate mBalRic1 chromosome 2, mBalRic1.hap2, whole genome shotgun sequence window:
- the DAD1 gene encoding dolichyl-diphosphooligosaccharide--protein glycosyltransferase subunit DAD1 has protein sequence MSASVLSVISRFLEEYLSSTPQRLKLLDAYLLYILLTGALQFGYCLLVGTFPFNSFLSGFISCVGSFILAVCLRIQINPQNKADFQGISPERAFADFLFASTILHLVVMNFVG, from the exons ATGTCGGCGTCGGTGTTGTCGGTCATCTCGCGGTTCTTAGAAGAGTACTTGAGCTCCACTCCTCAGCGTCTGAAGTTGTTGGACGCGTACCTCCTGTATATACTGCTGACCGGGGCGCTGCAATTCGGTTATTGTCTCCTCGTGGGGACCTTCCCCTTCAACTCTTTCCTCTCGGGCTTCATCTCCTGTGTGGGGAGTTTTATCCTAGCGG TTTGTCTGAGAATACAGATCAACCCACAAAACAAAGCGGATTTCCAAGGCATCTCCCCGGAGCGAGCCTTTGCTGATTTTCTCTTTGCCAGCACCATCCTGCACCTTGTTGTCATGAACTTCGTTGGCTGA